The following proteins are encoded in a genomic region of Arachis ipaensis cultivar K30076 chromosome B02, Araip1.1, whole genome shotgun sequence:
- the LOC110268644 gene encoding putative disease resistance protein RGA4, with translation MAEVVSGVASTLLGNLATKSFQEIALACGLKDDVKKFESSLRTIKAYLIDAENKQAKNRSIDEWLKQLREAFDDAGDILDEIEYEAKLNEVVKMYGSISTKVRRFFSYTSNPLVFRIKMAHKIKDMKQKMDEKIREGRDLGIVEQHVNTPALEHNLPWRETASSLPFRVCGRLEEKEEIIKSLMTQKSEANSIDVISIVGIGGLGKTTLAQMAYNDTPVKANFDPLMWVCVSDDFDVKKLIQRIIHAATKRENFVDANFSLEYMISLLNQTLHGKKFLLVLDDVWNENHSKWDELRNHLLEAGGDKGSKIIVTTRSRKVADIMGSNLVMKLEGLPENECWRLFAKCAFQEEKDEEKYPRLKQIGEQIVKKCKGVPLAITTLGCLLRSKSHDENEWRKIRDSEVWNLDQEETDILPSLKLSYNHLPSEVKQCFSYCSCFSKDYEYVAIDLIMLWMAHGLLQPTREEEDAEDIGELYIKKLVSASLLQIEGDSNPYFDFKNLMTFKILKMHDLVHDLAQLTMKESSRTRTVMQEGQQEALIEWTSDKFNYLRVLHLTKYMELSSLPDDCFAIMKKHLRYLFLRNCPSLKKLPDSICKLQSLQSLGLGCDSLQELPKNMNKLIYLQYLFLMGIKITSLSSMNIGRFQQLKCLYLLKCSRLVSVPSAVGRLTTLKKLGFYECEELVNFEDEEEEGKQHVVINNLNLQLFSIIGSAKLDALPKWLERATKLRHLSIMLTGIKSLPTRLPMTSLEELYILLCAELSSLPNMDQAHNLQYLEIYYCPTLYAKYNKETGPDWPKIAHIPYCKVEMP, from the exons ATGGCTGAAGTTGTTTCTGGTGTGGCATCAACACTCTTAGGCAATTTAGCAACAAAATCTTTTCAAGAGATTGCTCTGGCATGCGGTCTTAAAGATGATGTAAAAAAGTTTGAAAGTTCTTTGAGAACCATCAAAGCATATCTCATAGATGCTGAGAACAAGCAAGCAAAAAACCGCAGTATAGATGAGTGGTTGAAGCAACTCAGAGAGGCATTTGATGATGCTGGTGACATATTAGATGAAATAGAGTATGAAGCAAAACTTAATGAAGTGGTCAAAATGTATGGAAGCATTAGCACGAAGGTTCGCCGATTCTTCTCATACACAAGTAATCCACTTGTATTTCGCATCAAAATGGCCCACAAAATCAAAGATATGAAACAGAAGATGGATGAAAAAATAAGAGAAGGGAGAGACTTGGGTATAGTTGAACAACATGTCAACACTCCAGCTCTGGAGCACAATTTACCATGGCGAGAGACTGCTTCTTCATTGCCTTTCCGTGTGTGTGGTAGACTTGAAGAGAAAGAGGAGATTATAAAGTCATTGATGACACAAAAATCAGAAGCTAATAGTATTGATGTGATCTCAATTGTTGGGATTGGTGGTTTGGGAAAGACTACACTTGCACAAATGGCTTACAATGATACCCCAGTGAAGGCGAATTTCGATCCCTTAATGTGGGTGTGTGTATCTGATGATTTTGATGTCAAGAAGCTAATACAAAGAATCATTCATGCAGCCACAAAGAGAGAGAATTTCGTGGATGCAAATTTTAGTTTGGAATATATGATATCTCTTCTCAATCAAACGTTGCATGGTAAAAAATTCTTACTCGTGTTAGACGATGTTTGGAATGAAAACCACAGCAAATGGGATGAATTGAGAAATCACTTGTTAGAAGCAGGTGGTGACAAAGGCAGCAAAATTATAGTGACCACTCGTAGCAGAAAAGTTGCTGACATTATGGGGAGTAATCTTGTAATGAAATTGGAAGGACTTCCTGAGAATGAATGTTGGCGGCTCTTTGCAAAATGTGCATTCCAAGAAGAGAAGGACGAAGAGAAGTACCCAAGGCTAAAGCAAATTGGGGAGCAAATTGTTAAAAAATGCAAAGGAGTACCCTTGGCTATAACAACTTTGGGTTGCTTGCTTAGATCAAAATCACATGATGAAAATGAGTGGAGAAAAATAAGGGATAGTGAGGTGTGGAATCTCGATCAAGAAGAAACTGACATTTTGCCATCACTCAAATTGAGTTACAATCACTTGCCATCAGAAGTAAAACAATGTTTTTCATACTGCTCTTGTTTTTCAAAGGATTACGAATATGTTGCTATTGATTTGATTATGTTGTGGATGGCTCATGGACTCCTCCAACCTACACGCGAAGAGGAAGATGCAGAAGATATTGGGGAGTTGTATATTAAGAAGCTTGTTTCAGCATCTTTACTTCAAATTGAAGGAGATTCTAACCCctactttgatttcaaaaatttaatgacATTTAAAATACTCAAAATGCATGATCTTGTACATGATCTTGCACAATTAACAATGAAAGAGTCAAGCAGGACAAGAACCGTTATGCAAGAGGGGCAACAAGAAGCATTGATAGAATGGACCTCCGACAAGTTCAACTATCTGAGGGTGTTGCACCTAACAAAATATATGGAATTGAGCTCGTTGCCTGATGATTGCTTTGCCATAATGAAGAAGCACTTGAGATATCTCTTTCTTAGAAATTGTCCTAGTTTGAAAAAGCTTCCTGATTCCATTTGTAAGCTGCAAAGTTTGCAGAGTTTGGGCCTTGGTTGTGACAGCCTTCAAGAACTTCCCAAAAACATGAACAAACTCATCTATCTACAATATTTGTTTTTGATGGGCATCAAAATTACAAGTTTGTCTTCAATGAATATAGGGCGCTTCCAACAACTCAAATGCTTGTATCTTTTGAAATGTTCAAGGTTAGTGTCCGTACCAAGTGCTGTTGGTCGCTTGACTACTTTAAAGAAGTTGGGATTTTATGAGTGTGAAGAGCTGGTGaattttgaagatgaagaggaagaaggaaagcaacatgtggtaataaataatttaaaccttCAATTATTCTCAATCATTGGGTCTGCGAAGTTGGATGCTTTACCAAAATGGCTTGAAAGAGCTACTAAATTGCGACATTTGAGTATAATGTTAACAGGGATAAAATCATTGCCCACAAGGTTGCCGATGACCTCTCTTGAAGAACTTTATATCCTTCTATGTGCAGAATTATCATCTCTTCCTAACATGGATCAAGCTCATAATCTTCAGTATTTAGAGATATATTATTGTCCCACATTATATGCAAAGTACAATAAAGAGACAGGTCCAGATTGGCCCAAAATTGCTCATATTCCATATTGCAAG GTGGAGATGCCGTGA